TTGGGAGTGTTACGATGAAGGACGAAGAATCGTgtaataaaagagaaatattaAAGTAAGACATCAAagtaaattgaaattttggatTCTGAAAGCTGATAGGAATTTAAGAAGTCACAGAAATAGAGGATAAAAGATCCCTAGAAGCAAGAAAATGATACGGTGCTTTAGTTGATGAAATTTTGAGTCTTATAAGGGATTAATATCACTCTTAGTCTAAAATcttaataatgaatttatagGTTTTAATCTTCATATGGtgttcaactttttcattttaactcAAAAATATAACTTGTAACCCAAGATGACACTTTTGGGAAGAGGCTGCATTCTAATATGGGAGAATTGGATGTGGTTGAACAGATTCAAAGGATTATTTTGATCATGCGTACTGTAAGGTTGCATACAAATTGCTAATGTACAGTAGAAAAAGTGACACCTTAATGTTTCACGTATGGccaaattttaacttttgattTTTGGTTAGTTATTTTGTGGGTATAATagcactttttatttttatacatgtagtaatttaatgttttttatttatgttttattcaatgtaattcttatatattttaaaaatactcaatctgatatttttagtttaattaacattatttttcgTGTTTTGCTTGTAGGACTAGACTacgtaagaaaaaaaaaagtaaatgattATATCAACAAATGTTAGCTCATCTTTTAAACGATTTTAACGGTGGTTTGACGGATCACATTGaactttgtttaaaaaattatagaacacttaagtaaaaaataaataaaaaacattaaattgttACTATagataaaaaacattaaattattactaTGGATGTATAATATCTATTTATGATCGAATATGGATAGCATTAGGGTTCTCAAAATCACTGGTTTAGTTTAGCCTGGTTTATAATAATTCGAATCTTTCTAGTTAGCTCACATTTTTATGACTATGAGTTCTTTAGGTTCAGTACGCTGGGTTAACGGATAATATtagctttatttaaaaaataaaaatattctaaatcCAAAAAAGTGAAAACTAGAATGAATTTTCTAAACTTAATGAAATTAGTTCTAATCAATAGATATACATagtaatttgatatataaaattagttttaatcatTGAATAtagtgatttgatatataaatttgaagggccgaatgatttttataaaataatattatttttaataattaaaaaatttagttaattattttttgacaaaggATTGACCTGAAGTCCATGATGATCAGAAATAATTTGGGCCTAAGGATTAAACGAGTAAGCTTAAATGGCTTAAATCAATTTGGGTCATGTTTTTTAAAGCACAGCCTCATCTTATTGGGTCTTTCTTccttctgcacctccaaaatttcttctacacctccaaattttctttaaattttcaaaaaaccctttgaccatttaaggaAATCCACAGACACCACACCTTCAAAATTATGTCgactttcgaaagtcaaaatatatgacttccgaaagtcaaaatatatcaccgaaaGTCAATTTTcggaaatcaaaatatattactggAAGTCAAAAATtattaccggaagtcgactttcagAAGTccaaaaaagtcaaaaaatattcccggaagtaaaaaacattatccggaagttgactttcttaaatcaaaaaacaaattttattttgaatatttttaattctttttaaaatttacattttttaacttttaatgattttttatgttttcatatttcttaatatatatttttttaaaaatattaatatctatatacataattttatttttatttaatatactgaaaaataaatataaatataaaaataagtaaaattaaaataatattaaactttaaataaaaaaacaaaaaattaaaaaatttattctgcttcatttaattttatttaatatttaaatttattttaaaataataaaactttaaataaaaaataaaaatatatatatatacaaataaatatatatatatatatatatatatatatatatattaatttaaagttttattattttaatttaaattgttttttaattttaattttcaattttttatttagtatttttgtaacttattttttttattttttaaagtaattttttttaatttatatgttttataatttttaatacgtgttttaaaattaacttaatgtttttattttcggaagtcgacttttggtaatgttttttgatttttggaAGTCGATTTTTGGTAATGATTTTTGATtttcggtgatatattttgactttcggaagtcgactttcgatgatatattttgacttccgaaaatTGACTTtcagtgatatattttgacttccaaaaattatatattttaacttccggaagtcgacatccAAAATTACTTTTGGAGTGTGATGTCCGTGAATTTTCTTAAAAGTTCAAAgagtattttgaaaatttaaaacaattttggaaGTGCAAGAAATGGTTGGAGGTTTAGGAAGAAAGACCCATCTTATTTATAAGCTATTTGAATATGTTTAATTGGTTGAATCCTATTCGGCTACTTCCTCCAGCACTTCCTCTTTTGTTTTCTGCACCaccataaaatttttatttcctATTTCATCCTTGTACTAGTTACACCTCTGCACCCCATCTTCATCTCCAATCCCCTTCTTGCATCCACACTGCTGCACCtccattttcatcttcttttttcaCCCGTGGATCACCACCTTCATTTAATTTTCCGTCACATCATTTGCACTAATTTTCACTGCATCCGTACTCTTCACAGATTCCATCCAACGTTCACCTTCTTGAAGAAGAATGAGGGTGAGGgagaaaggagaagaagaagcatGGGGAGGAAGGAAAAATAGCTTCCAGaacactatttcaaaagttttattttaaatgtattttggAACGTGTAATTTAGAATACATttccaaatgaaaaaaaaaaaaaaattcccaaATGAATAATTCAAAAGTATTTTCCGAATTCAAAATTACTTTCTAGATTATACAATCCGTAAAAGACAATTCAATAACACTTCACTTTCTTCTGCTCtatctataaattaattttggaaaaaaaaatacacataaatCAAATCCAACCAAATATCATATAGTGATACGAGTTATTCTGAAAATAATACATAGATGATAAGTTATAGAAGATTTTAAATGTTACAAATTGCTTTAGGTATGTGTGTGTGAAACGAATTCAAAGCGATTATAAACTCAACTGTTTTCATCCAAACACTACAAATTGTTGCAGTTGACCAGTATCTTGCATTAGGTAACTGTTTCACGTGCAATGCCACTGCGGTATCTtagaataaaatcataaatggCACCAAATGAGCCAAAAAATGCATTAATTGCAGGTGTTTTTTATGGTTGACCTGCATGGTTGTTGTTGAACCTATCTGATAGATGAACTCTCTttacaacaaaaattatgctgTGAGGAACTACATTCGGTTCGTTTGAATTGTTACAACTTCAGTAAAAGCTGGGTAAGCAAGTAAGAAAGTTTGAGTTCTAGATTGCAAATTTCCTTACGCAGTCTCTTGCTTTCTCTGTAAGCAACATTCTTCGAGGATGCCAGCTGCTTCAGCAACGTTTTAATGTCAGTCAGTGCATGTAAATCAGTTCTTCATATCTGCATTCTCTGATTGCAACTTCCATTAAGTCACCAGCATTAGAGGGCAACACATCACAACAGTGCCTTCTTGGAGTCTGCAACTTAATGCAAAACAATAGTTAATGTAACATTATTAGTATCACCGATGTAATTAATAGACCAAATCTGAAGAAAAGGAAATGCTAATTACCTGTTTGTTGTCAATGTATAACTTATTTGTAACAACTTTGATCACACTCAATTTCTGCATTGGTCCCTTGTATGTACAATTTTCAGAATGTTTCCTGTAAGTGCTTGTGATGCCATCTTTGCCGGAAGACACCTTATCTAGATAGAAAATGGTGGATCTTTTACATGGGTCAGGGTGAAGTTCTCTTGTGTTGAAAGTATATGTTCCTAACAAAACATTTCCTTCCTTCCACTGTTTGAATGTTTTCTCCACTCTCACAACCTCTGGCAAAACCATGTTGTTTTGGAACACTTGAACAGCATAGCCCCATGACACAGAAATTGTCCATGACAACTTCTTCTCGTAACAAACTGTTTGTTGTAGGATTCTCTCGGAATCGACATGAACAGCTTCAAATAAATGTTGCAGTGACTTTTTGGTTGACATGTTAGGAAAGATAGGATCAGTGTGATCTGGGTGATGTAGGGACAATAAGGGAGTTAACGGATGAGAAGCCAAAAGGCCAAAGATATTTCCCCGCAAATCAACCTAATCCGAGGCCATAATCACATAATAAAGGGCTAATTAGAagcataattaagaaaataacacCAACAACATTAGCATTTCAACCTGTTACCTGATGAAAACCTGGTTCAAGTGTTAATCCAACACCTAATTCAGTAATGCAAGAGTAGACCCTAGCATCACTTCCATAGAGATGAGGATACCTTTGTATGCATGAATCAAGAACCTTGGCTAGGACTTGTGCGAGGGAGGAACTGATGGCAAAACCACCTCCACCGAAAGCCATTCCAAAGCCAAAAACCTGGGTGCCCTCATAAATCTCTGAGTAGGACCCAACATAGTACCAAAGCCTGTGATCATATTTGGAAAGAGTTTTGACCAGATTGTGAGGAAAGAAAATGGTGTCATCATCCCCAAAAACATACCATCTAACACCAGAATGTTTCAATGCCACTGTTTCTTTCACAACACGTGCTACACGGATTGCTGATCTTAGACCTCCATGCTTGTAAGTATAGAGAAACTGTGAAGTGTCCTCAGAGACACAAAGAGGAGGAAGAGAAGCATCGTTGTTTACGTTTTCATTTGGGAGGGAATCTACAAAAACACATCCTCTCATTGTTTTATTGGGATTCGAATTCCACCACATTCTGCTGTATTCCTTTCTCTTAGGCCAGGAATTCCCACTTGAAGCAATtccaaacacaagttgatcaaCAGTGGTAGGTTCATAGACATCTTGTGGAGAAGAATGCACGTCTATTATCTTTGGTGTGGCTAGGAGTAACATGGATACACAGAGAGAAATGGCACAAAATGAAGAGAAGACCAAGATGAATTTCATCAGAGTAGGTTTGGTTTTGATAGGACTGTGAAGTGACCTTTTCATGATGAACGAGGGAGCCAGATGAAGTTGTGCAGATGCAGATTATTATACGTTAGAGAAAAGTTGCATTATATTTCCTACATAAAAGTTTGAAgtctttaatatttaactacAGAAACCATAATCCGCggaatattataagaaaaaaatggaaataaagttttaatactTATTTCTCTACATGTGCATTCCATGGGATTGGTTTGTGAGAAGGTGATTAGATTGAAGTCAACCATTGGGGATGGTTACCTTTTCAATCCTTGCGCCGTACTCCTCCTCACATTGGTGAATTAATGCATTTGAATGCACATAAATACCGTGATTGTTACTTCACATTCCCCACCTTTTCTTAGATTGCAAGTCCCAGATTTTCCCTTTCCTCCCGAGAGGGGAgttgttttttgaatttttctcaataaAAGCTCCATTTTGGAGTAATTCTAGTTTGTTAGAATTATTAGAAGCGTAGAAATAATATTCAGCAAATGGGAAAGAtgcaagtaataaaaaataaataatattaatatatgtaataaaataaaaaatatattttaattgattaaaatgtaaaattactattttgttttattattaaaattaatatattattattattattaatgttattattgatCAAAAGTgatattttcttcttattctaAGAGTCACCTATAATCGATCTCACTTTTGAAAAAGATATATGGACATTTCAGTAAAATATCAATAAGTGAATAGTAATTCTTCTCCGATCTTCTTACTTATATTAGGATGGGAACAGTGATATATCACATAAGTTATTCGTCTCAAATAACTTCAAATACGTAGAAATGAACAACATGGTAATTCGCATGCACAGTAATTCAAATGAAGTGAACACAACATAAAAACCATAACTGATAAAATTTGTGATAAGAAAAGACAAAGCCTAAATATAGAATAAAGATAAtatcaaaaaaagttaaatatgttttttatctcttaatttttagtgaaaattagaattagttcatCCTCGAAACTTTAGTCTAatttagtccctaaactttaaaaatgagtgggtttagtcattttaaccaaattttgttaaatttatttgacgtttcaaatgtattttatgataatatttgagttaacattgaagcgaaaatgtatcaaacggtgtaaacaat
This region of Vigna unguiculata cultivar IT97K-499-35 chromosome 5, ASM411807v1, whole genome shotgun sequence genomic DNA includes:
- the LOC114186085 gene encoding uncharacterized protein LOC114186085, encoding MKRSLHSPIKTKPTLMKFILVFSSFCAISLCVSMLLLATPKIIDVHSSPQDVYEPTTVDQLVFGIASSGNSWPKRKEYSRMWWNSNPNKTMRGCVFVDSLPNENVNNDASLPPLCVSEDTSQFLYTYKHGGLRSAIRVARVVKETVALKHSGVRWYVFGDDDTIFFPHNLVKTLSKYDHRLWYYVGSYSEIYEGTQVFGFGMAFGGGGFAISSSLAQVLAKVLDSCIQRYPHLYGSDARVYSCITELGVGLTLEPGFHQVDLRGNIFGLLASHPLTPLLSLHHPDHTDPIFPNMSTKKSLQHLFEAVHVDSERILQQTVCYEKKLSWTISVSWGYAVQVFQNNMVLPEVVRVEKTFKQWKEGNVLLGTYTFNTRELHPDPCKRSTIFYLDKVSSGKDGITSTYRKHSENCTYKGPMQKLSVIKVVTNKLYIDNKQTPRRHCCDVLPSNAGDLMEVAIRECRYEELIYMH